One genomic region from Salvelinus sp. IW2-2015 linkage group LG24, ASM291031v2, whole genome shotgun sequence encodes:
- the LOC111951412 gene encoding putative adenosylhomocysteinase 3 isoform X3, producing MLSKKKDEDSGGEPSRRKIQFADQKQEFNKRPTKIGRRSLSRSISQSSTDSYGSAASYTDSSDDETSPRDKQQKNSKGNGDFCIKNIKQADFGRREIEIAEQEMPALMALRKRAQGEKPLAGAKVVGCTHITAQTAVLMETLTALGAQCRWAACNIYSTQNEVAAALAEGGFSVFAWKGESEDDFWWCIDRCVNLEGWQPNMILDDGGDLTHWIYKKYPNMFKKIKGIVEESVTGVHRLYQLSKAGKLCVPAMNVNDSVTKQKFDNLYCCRESILDGLKRTTDVMFGGKQVVVCGYGEVGKGCCAALKAMGSIVYVTEIDPICALQACMDGFRLVKLNEVIRQVDIVITCTGNKNVVVREYLDRMKNGCIVCNMGHSNTEIDVASLRTPELTWERVRSQVDHVIWPDGKRIVLLAEGRLLNLSCSTVPTFVLSITATTQALALIELYNAPEGRYKQDVYLLPKKMDEYVASLHLPTFDAHLTELSDEQAKYLGLNKNGPFKPNYYRY from the exons ATGTTGTCGAAGAAGAAGGATGAAGACAGTGGAGGTGAACCCAGTAGGAGAAAG ATCCAGTTTGCGGACCAAAAACAAGAGTTCAACAAACGTCCCACCAAAATCGGCCGCCGCTCTCTGTCCCGATCCATCTCCCAGTCCTCCACAGACAGCTACGGCTCAG CTGCGTCGTACACGGACAGCTCTGACGACGAGACCTCTCCTCGGGACAAGCAGCAGAAGAACTCCAAGGGCAACGGAGACTTCTGCATCAAGAACATCAAGCAGGCCGACTTCGGACGCAGGGAGATCGAGATCGCGGAGCAAG AGATGCCAGCCCTCATGGCCCTGAGGAAGAGAGCCCAGGGAGAGAAGCCTCTGGCTGGAGCCAAAGTAGTGGGCTGCACCCACATCACAGCTCAGACAGCc GTGTTGATGGAGACGCTGACTGCCCTGGGGGCTCAGTGCAGGTGGGCTGCCTGTAACATCTACTCCACTCAGAATGAGGTGGCAGCGGCTCTGGCCGAGGGAG GGTTCTCTGTGTTCGCGTGGAAGGGCGAGTCGGAGGACGACTTCTGGTGGTGCATCGACCGCTGCGTCAACCTGGAGGGCTGGCAGCCCAACATG ATCCTGGATGACGGCGGAGACCTGACCCACTGGATCTATAAGAAATACCCCAACATGTTCAAGAAGATCAAGGGCATCGTGGAGGAGAGCGTCACGGGAGTACACCG GTTGTACCAGCTGTCCAAGGCGGGAAAGCTGTGTGTCCCGGCCATGAATGTCAACGATTCTGTGACCAAGCAGAAGTTTGACAACCTCTACTGCTGCAGGGAATCCATCCTGGACGG TCTGAAGAGGACCACTGATGTAATGTTTGGGGGCAagcaggtggtggtgtgtggatATGGCGAG GTGGGGAAGGGCTGCTGTGCTGCTCTCAAGGCCATGGGCTCCATCGTGTACGTCACTGAGATCGACCCCATCTGTGCCTTGCAGGCCTG CATGGATGGCTTCAGACTGGTGAAGCTGAATGAAGTGATCAGACAAGTGGACATTGTCATCACCTGCACAG GAAATAAGAACGTGGTGGTGAGAGAGTACTTGGACCGTATGAAGAACGGCTGTATCGTCTGTAACATGGGACACTCAAACACCGAGATCGACGTG GCTAGCCTGCGGACCCCGGAGCTGACCTGGGAGAGAGTGAGGTCACAGGTGGACCACGTCATCTGGCCCGACGGCAAGAGGATAGTGTTGCTGGCTGAG GGTCGTCTGCTGAACCTCAGCTGCTCTACGGTCCCCACCTTTGTCCTGTCCATCACCGCCACAACCCAG GCCCTGGCTCTGATAGAGCTGTACAACGCCCCGGAGGGACGCTACAAACAGGATGTCTACCTGCTGCCCAAGAAGATGG ATGAGTATGTGGCCAGTCTTCACCTGCCTACGTTCGATGCCCACCTCACAGAGCTGAGTGACGAGCAGGCCAAGTACCTGGGCTTGAACAAGAACGGGCCCTTCAAGCCAAACTACTACAG gTATTAA